In Chitinophagales bacterium, one DNA window encodes the following:
- a CDS encoding DinB family protein — MTAFSSPEKRKSKISSFGNGYQHLTGLLQNIPEEVLSYRAHYDAWNINEMVIHLADLEATAYVNFRRAVAEPTESIMAFDKDLWVESLPYYNQPVEASLKLFRLLRASNYLLLKNISQDAWLNTVNYPDNGQISLEDLLDLYTGHFERVMREIQRNADDWQKQVK, encoded by the coding sequence ATGACCGCTTTTTCCTCGCCTGAAAAACGAAAATCCAAGATCAGTTCCTTTGGCAACGGGTATCAGCATTTAACGGGGTTGCTGCAAAATATTCCGGAAGAAGTGCTGTCATACCGTGCCCATTATGATGCCTGGAACATCAATGAAATGGTGATTCACCTGGCAGATCTCGAAGCAACGGCTTATGTTAATTTCAGAAGAGCCGTGGCCGAGCCGACGGAGAGCATCATGGCATTTGATAAGGATTTGTGGGTGGAATCGTTGCCTTATTATAATCAGCCGGTGGAGGCTTCGCTGAAACTGTTCCGGTTGCTGCGGGCAAGCAATTATCTGTTACTGAAAAATATTTCGCAGGACGCTTGGCTGAATACGGTAAACTATCCTGACAACGGTCAGATATCTTTGGAAGACCTGCTCGATCTGTACACGGGCCACTTTGAACGGGTGATGCGGGAAATACAACGCAATGCTGATGATTGGCAAAAGCAAGTGAAGTGA
- a CDS encoding ABC transporter permease: MNRFLGFVTKEFRHIFRDYRTLIILFGMPIAQIMIFGFAISNEIKNANISILNQSGDEVSLRLENKILSSGYFTLHNYLQSNSQIENEFREGTVKEVIVIGPDFSHQLAHDGKADIQIIADATDPNTANTLTSYTMAIISDFQHEQMAGINVPYTVTPAVRFYYNPELKSVFMFVPGLITIILMLISAMMTSISITREKETGTMEILMVSPMKPLQIIVGKVIPYLLLSFIIANIILLLGRFVFEVPVTGNIILLEAMVTLFIITALSLGIMISTVTDKMQVAMMISMIGLMMPTILLSGFIFPIKNMPLLLQVISNVIPARWFIIIVRGIMLKGNGLEYIWKEALILSGMTFFFLMVSARRYKVRLE, encoded by the coding sequence ATGAACAGGTTTCTTGGATTCGTTACAAAAGAATTTCGCCACATCTTCCGCGACTACCGCACGCTGATTATATTATTCGGCATGCCCATAGCGCAGATCATGATATTCGGTTTCGCCATCTCCAATGAGATAAAGAATGCCAATATATCCATCCTCAATCAATCGGGCGATGAGGTATCACTTCGGCTTGAAAACAAGATTCTTTCTTCCGGTTATTTCACTTTGCACAATTATCTGCAATCCAACAGCCAGATTGAAAATGAATTCAGGGAAGGCACGGTAAAAGAAGTAATCGTTATCGGGCCTGACTTCAGCCATCAGCTGGCTCACGATGGCAAGGCTGATATTCAGATCATAGCAGACGCCACCGATCCGAATACGGCCAATACGCTCACAAGTTATACCATGGCAATCATCAGCGATTTCCAGCACGAACAGATGGCAGGGATCAATGTTCCATACACCGTCACGCCAGCGGTACGGTTCTATTACAACCCTGAACTAAAGAGTGTTTTCATGTTTGTTCCCGGCCTTATCACGATCATCCTGATGCTGATATCCGCCATGATGACCTCCATTTCCATCACACGGGAAAAAGAAACGGGTACAATGGAAATACTGATGGTGTCGCCGATGAAACCGTTGCAGATCATTGTCGGTAAAGTAATTCCTTACCTGTTGCTTTCATTCATCATCGCCAACATCATCCTGCTGCTGGGCAGGTTTGTGTTTGAAGTGCCGGTAACCGGCAACATTATTTTGCTGGAAGCAATGGTCACGTTGTTTATCATCACCGCGCTATCGCTGGGCATCATGATCTCTACGGTTACGGATAAGATGCAGGTAGCGATGATGATTTCCATGATCGGACTGATGATGCCGACGATTTTGCTCAGCGGTTTCATCTTCCCGATCAAAAATATGCCGCTGCTCCTGCAAGTGATCAGCAATGTAATTCCTGCAAGATGGTTTATCATCATTGTGCGCGGCATCATGCTGAAAGGAAACGGACTGGAATATATCTGGAAAGAAGCATTGATTCTTTCTGGCATGACTTTTTTCTTTTTAATGGTGAGTGCAAGAAGATACAAGGTGCGGCTGGAGTGA
- a CDS encoding PorT family protein: MKKALFIVLLGVCMMKASAQGTSQDSGVRFGLSLSPQISWLSSVDKGLEGNGSYLGFSYGLLMDILIPTNYAFATGLLISYEGGKLTYTDSTKFNTYPDNTYPAGTNVDYRLQYIEIPLSMKLRTNQIGYLTYFGQFGLQGGIAIRSRADLDAYNAALDEEKVDFGKDVTPGNLGLLLGGGIEYEISGKTALLAGIQFHNGFIDVTDNPKDYKTVSSLTHFRLQLGIYF; encoded by the coding sequence ATGAAAAAAGCATTATTTATTGTATTACTCGGAGTATGCATGATGAAAGCTTCCGCTCAGGGAACCTCACAGGATTCCGGTGTACGGTTCGGACTTTCCCTGTCACCGCAGATCAGCTGGTTATCCTCTGTTGATAAGGGGCTGGAAGGAAACGGATCTTACCTTGGATTTTCCTATGGTTTGCTGATGGATATCCTGATACCCACCAACTATGCTTTTGCAACAGGGTTGCTGATTTCGTATGAGGGCGGTAAGCTGACCTATACTGATTCCACAAAATTTAATACTTACCCCGACAATACTTATCCGGCAGGCACCAATGTAGATTACAGGTTACAGTATATTGAAATTCCATTGAGCATGAAGCTCCGCACCAATCAGATTGGATACCTCACCTATTTTGGCCAGTTTGGATTACAAGGTGGAATTGCCATCCGTTCGAGGGCCGATCTTGATGCCTATAACGCCGCGCTTGACGAAGAGAAAGTGGATTTTGGCAAGGATGTGACGCCTGGTAATCTTGGTTTGCTGCTTGGAGGCGGAATCGAATATGAGATCAGTGGTAAGACGGCTCTGTTGGCCGGCATTCAGTTTCACAATGGTTTTATTGATGTTACTGATAATCCGAAAGACTACAAGACAGTTTCATCATTGACGCATTTCCGGCTGCAGCTCGGCATCTATTTTTAG
- a CDS encoding TolC family protein, which produces MNKKSNPSILCSFLSIMWLSMLSATNALAQNDGQLTLAGCQQLARQNYPLLKQKELLQQTNDLTIENISKTYLPAFELNGQATYQSDVLKIPFSIPGQEIPDFPKDHYQVTLDIKETIYDGGISRGHKKVQEASLLTDQQKVEVELYKLRQQVNLIYFAVLLGDKTIDQLNLTRDDLQKKYDQVNVAVKNGASLKSNAEQIKAEILRTDQRITEAVSVKSAYLQSLSLLINQPLDAATVRLQTPAPLPEMPAYSIATRPDLLLLQHQQMNLEAMKSLTKTSTTPKAGAFAQLGYGLPGPDPFNTEFAPFFTGGLKISWNIWNWNASSNERQIYTIQQDMINRQIEALDINVKLQSIQQMEEMRKLTTLIAQDQELITLRKSISKTASNQVDNGAITVTDYLTQVNAQYLAEITYNTHALQLIYAQINYLTTIGQ; this is translated from the coding sequence ATGAATAAAAAGTCCAACCCGTCCATCCTGTGCAGCTTTCTTTCAATCATGTGGCTCAGCATGCTATCCGCAACAAACGCATTGGCGCAAAACGATGGCCAGCTTACTTTAGCCGGCTGCCAGCAGCTGGCCCGCCAAAACTATCCGCTGCTGAAACAGAAAGAACTCTTACAGCAGACGAATGACCTCACCATTGAAAATATCTCCAAAACCTATCTCCCTGCCTTTGAACTCAACGGGCAGGCAACCTATCAATCTGATGTGCTGAAAATTCCATTCTCGATTCCGGGCCAGGAAATTCCTGACTTCCCCAAAGATCATTACCAGGTAACGCTCGACATTAAAGAAACTATCTATGATGGCGGCATTTCACGCGGACATAAAAAAGTGCAGGAAGCATCACTGCTCACCGATCAGCAAAAGGTGGAAGTGGAGTTGTACAAACTGCGGCAGCAGGTGAACCTCATCTACTTTGCCGTATTGCTGGGAGATAAAACTATTGATCAGCTTAACCTGACGAGGGATGACCTGCAGAAAAAATATGACCAGGTGAATGTTGCCGTGAAAAATGGTGCTTCGCTGAAAAGCAATGCAGAGCAGATTAAAGCGGAAATCCTCAGAACTGATCAGCGGATCACGGAAGCCGTATCCGTCAAATCAGCTTATCTGCAGTCGTTGTCGCTGCTCATCAATCAGCCCCTGGATGCTGCTACGGTCCGCCTGCAGACACCGGCTCCGCTGCCGGAAATGCCTGCCTATTCCATTGCCACACGCCCCGACCTGCTGCTGTTGCAGCACCAGCAAATGAACCTGGAAGCAATGAAAAGCCTCACTAAAACGAGTACCACACCGAAAGCCGGTGCCTTTGCACAACTTGGCTACGGACTTCCCGGCCCTGATCCGTTCAATACGGAGTTTGCTCCTTTTTTCACCGGCGGACTGAAAATAAGCTGGAATATATGGAACTGGAATGCCTCTTCAAATGAACGGCAGATTTACACCATTCAACAGGATATGATCAACAGGCAGATCGAAGCGCTTGACATCAATGTTAAACTGCAGAGCATTCAGCAAATGGAAGAAATGCGGAAACTGACAACACTGATTGCACAGGACCAGGAACTGATTACGCTGCGTAAAAGCATCTCTAAAACGGCTTCCAACCAGGTCGACAACGGCGCCATCACCGTCACTGATTATCTCACCCAGGTAAACGCCCAATACCTTGCGGAGATTACCTACAATACGCATGCATTACAGCTGATTTACGCGCAAATAAATTACCTGACTACCATCGGGCAATAG
- a CDS encoding ABC transporter permease, whose protein sequence is MRRIGFILQKEFLQIFRTRSMILIIFVMPVIQLLILSNAVTYEIRNISLHVMDADQSTMSRQLISMFTASGYFQLVDHSFDFARANDRLEKNEAEIIVRIPPHFERDLIRNQHNAVEFIINAVDGAAGGLANAYASQIVNAFSRNIQAELMPVRDNPSAGIISVNYSNWFNPDMNYKTFMVPGLVVLLITLIGMFLCAMNIVREKEIGTIEQLNVTPISKTEFIIGKLLPFWMLALLELTIGLLIGKLVFNIPIVGNIAWIYLFAAVYLLVILGTGLLISTFTDTQQQAMFLSWFFMVLFILMSGLFTPIESMPLWAQKITLFNPIAYFIKVMRMVMLKGSGFQDIKHYLAIMLAFALVINGFAVFNYRKTTA, encoded by the coding sequence ATGCGCCGCATCGGATTCATCCTACAAAAAGAATTTCTGCAGATCTTCCGTACGCGCAGCATGATACTCATCATTTTTGTGATGCCGGTGATTCAGCTGCTCATCCTCAGCAATGCGGTAACCTATGAAATCAGGAACATCAGTTTACATGTAATGGATGCGGATCAGAGTACGATGTCGAGGCAGCTGATCAGTATGTTTACGGCTTCCGGTTATTTTCAACTCGTTGATCATTCCTTTGATTTTGCCAGGGCGAATGACAGGCTAGAGAAAAATGAAGCGGAAATCATCGTTCGTATTCCACCGCATTTTGAACGCGATCTCATCCGCAATCAGCACAATGCTGTTGAGTTTATCATCAATGCAGTGGATGGAGCTGCCGGTGGACTGGCGAATGCATATGCTTCTCAGATTGTAAATGCATTCAGCAGGAACATACAGGCTGAACTGATGCCGGTAAGAGACAACCCATCCGCAGGCATAATCAGTGTCAACTATTCAAACTGGTTTAATCCGGATATGAACTACAAGACGTTCATGGTACCGGGCTTGGTGGTATTGCTGATTACACTGATCGGTATGTTCCTTTGCGCCATGAATATTGTTCGTGAAAAAGAGATCGGAACCATTGAACAGTTGAATGTGACTCCGATTTCCAAAACTGAATTTATCATCGGTAAATTACTTCCTTTCTGGATGCTGGCATTGCTGGAGCTGACGATCGGTTTACTCATTGGGAAGCTGGTCTTTAATATACCGATTGTGGGTAACATCGCATGGATTTATCTCTTCGCTGCTGTTTACCTCCTTGTCATCTTAGGAACAGGTCTCCTCATCTCCACTTTCACCGACACGCAACAGCAGGCCATGTTTCTCTCCTGGTTTTTCATGGTTCTCTTTATACTCATGAGTGGCTTGTTCACACCTATAGAAAGCATGCCACTGTGGGCGCAAAAAATTACACTCTTTAATCCAATTGCTTACTTCATTAAAGTGATGCGCATGGTAATGCTGAAGGGAAGCGGATTCCAGGATATCAAGCATTACCTGGCCATTATGCTGGCATTCGCATTAGTGATAAACGGTTTTGCCGTATTCAACTACCGGAAAACAACGGCTTGA
- a CDS encoding ABC transporter ATP-binding protein translates to MNDPIIRVNNLAKKFGSFTAVDHISFTVRRGEIFGFLGANGAGKTTAIKMLNGLLRPTAGTATVAGFDVYTEAARIRENIGYMSQRFSLYEDLTVKENFRFYAGIYGLTRKVIAEKTDELLHKLNFMQTKNQLIGSLPLGWKQKLAFSLAVFHEPKVVFLDEPTSGVDPVTRRQFWEMIYEAAENGITVFVTTHYMDEAEYCDRISIMVDGRIDAMDTPAALKEKFGAANIDEVFVQLARPAAISN, encoded by the coding sequence ATGAATGATCCTATCATCAGGGTGAATAACCTGGCAAAAAAATTTGGCTCCTTTACGGCCGTTGATCATATCTCCTTCACGGTGCGCCGCGGAGAAATATTCGGCTTCCTGGGCGCCAATGGTGCAGGCAAAACCACAGCTATCAAAATGCTCAATGGCCTGCTGCGACCGACGGCAGGCACCGCCACTGTGGCGGGCTTCGACGTATATACGGAAGCTGCACGTATCCGTGAAAATATCGGATATATGAGTCAGCGTTTTTCCCTCTATGAAGACCTTACGGTGAAAGAGAACTTCCGGTTTTATGCCGGTATCTATGGCTTAACCAGAAAAGTGATTGCCGAAAAAACGGATGAACTGCTGCATAAGCTGAACTTCATGCAAACAAAAAATCAGCTCATCGGATCATTGCCGCTTGGATGGAAACAGAAGCTGGCTTTTTCGCTCGCCGTTTTTCATGAACCGAAGGTGGTGTTTCTCGATGAACCCACGAGTGGTGTTGATCCCGTAACACGAAGGCAGTTTTGGGAGATGATTTATGAAGCAGCGGAAAACGGCATCACCGTTTTTGTAACCACGCATTATATGGATGAAGCAGAATACTGCGACCGGATTTCCATCATGGTGGATGGAAGAATCGATGCCATGGATACGCCGGCAGCGCTTAAAGAGAAGTTCGGTGCAGCAAATATTGATGAAGTTTTTGTGCAACTGGCAAGGCCTGCAGCCATCAGCAACTGA
- a CDS encoding HlyD family efflux transporter periplasmic adaptor subunit translates to MKHFLLLPALIILLSSCNNGNEAADAYGNFEATEIMVASQAAGPLIVFDVNEGSVLKAGSLVGIVDTVALDLKRKQLLAQREAIRSKNPGVAAQIAVLNQQMKNAKVEQQRIQNMYSEGAATQKQLDDVNGQLDVIARQISSVESQNAGIAAEMKAMDAQIEQVNDQLRRCYIYNPADGTVLTKYAEQTEITAPGKNLYKIGDLGKMELRAYLGGSQLSSVKIGSTVRVKYDTEGGQSGETTGTITWIAAEAEFTPKIVQTKEQRTNLVYAMKVKVDNANGPIKIGMPGEVFLK, encoded by the coding sequence ATGAAGCACTTCCTGTTACTTCCTGCACTGATCATTCTGCTATCTTCCTGCAACAACGGCAATGAAGCCGCAGACGCGTATGGAAATTTTGAAGCCACGGAAATCATGGTAGCCTCCCAGGCAGCCGGGCCGCTCATCGTATTTGATGTGAATGAAGGCTCCGTACTGAAAGCAGGTTCACTCGTTGGCATCGTAGACACCGTTGCCCTTGATCTGAAACGTAAACAACTGCTGGCACAGAGAGAAGCCATAAGGTCAAAAAATCCGGGTGTCGCCGCACAGATTGCCGTACTGAATCAGCAGATGAAAAATGCAAAGGTTGAACAGCAGCGCATACAGAATATGTATAGCGAAGGCGCAGCAACACAGAAACAACTGGATGATGTCAACGGTCAGCTTGATGTGATCGCAAGGCAAATCAGTTCTGTTGAATCACAGAATGCCGGTATTGCCGCTGAAATGAAAGCTATGGATGCACAGATCGAACAGGTCAACGATCAGCTCCGCCGTTGTTACATCTACAATCCTGCAGACGGCACGGTGCTTACCAAATATGCTGAACAAACTGAAATCACTGCGCCGGGAAAAAATCTGTATAAGATCGGCGACTTGGGCAAGATGGAGTTACGTGCTTACCTCGGTGGCAGCCAGCTCTCCTCGGTAAAAATCGGTTCAACGGTGCGTGTAAAATATGATACGGAAGGCGGACAGTCCGGTGAGACCACCGGCACCATTACCTGGATTGCCGCGGAAGCGGAGTTCACGCCTAAAATTGTACAGACCAAAGAACAACGCACCAACCTCGTCTATGCAATGAAGGTTAAAGTTGATAATGCGAACGGACCGATTAAAATCGGAATGCCCGGTGAAGTTTTTCTAAAATAA
- the recG gene encoding ATP-dependent DNA helicase RecG — translation MAQIYQLLASPIEYLKGVGPQRADMLKKELHIFTFADLLHHFPFRYIDRTSFYKINQLTPHTQYVQIIGKVMEKNLVGENRGKRFVAYFADETGEMELVWFQGIRYAEKMVETGKKYIVFGKPGIFKGEYSIVHPDITPFEEAADKPDGRLQPMYSSTEKLKARGLHSKGLEKLITTLLAMITAPDLPENLPESLQQRFHFVSRHEAFRQIHFPDNDAMLEKARNRLKFEELFFSQLQILQLKLGRKRSSAGFLFAKLEPTFNLFYHKKLPYELTAAQKRVIKEIRMDLISGKQMNRLLQGDVGSGKTIVSLLIMLMAIDNNFQAAMMVPTELLALQHYRNLTLLTDGLGLRVDLLTASVKGADRKKTLSALQHGETNIVIGTHALIEEKVIFSNLGLIVIDEQHRFGVEQRASLWTKNHLPPHVLVMTATPIPRTLAMTLYGDLDISTIDELPPGRKPITTVHRFDASRLRVFGFIKEQIQQGRQIYIVYPLIEESEKQDYKFLMDGYESIARAFPLPDYAISIVHGKMKADARDLEMQRFIRNETQIMVATTVIEVGVDVPNASVMVIESAERFGLSQLHQLRGRVGRGAEHSYCILLTGDKLSAEARARMNILTQTNDGFRIAEEDLRLRGPGDLEGTQQSGLVPFQLADLARDQKILALARSEAEQLLEADPLLESSDNLGLKNFIAAHHKKDKKWSRIS, via the coding sequence ATGGCACAAATTTATCAGCTGCTTGCTTCCCCCATTGAATACCTGAAGGGCGTAGGGCCACAGCGTGCCGATATGCTCAAAAAGGAACTGCACATCTTCACCTTTGCCGACCTGCTGCATCATTTTCCTTTCAGGTACATCGACCGTACTTCATTTTATAAAATAAATCAGCTCACGCCGCATACGCAATACGTTCAGATCATCGGCAAAGTGATGGAGAAAAACCTGGTAGGCGAAAACCGTGGAAAACGGTTTGTGGCTTACTTCGCCGACGAAACCGGTGAAATGGAACTGGTGTGGTTTCAGGGCATACGCTACGCTGAAAAGATGGTGGAGACCGGGAAAAAATATATCGTGTTTGGAAAGCCGGGCATTTTCAAAGGGGAATATTCCATAGTGCATCCCGACATCACACCTTTTGAAGAAGCTGCTGATAAGCCGGATGGCAGGCTGCAGCCGATGTACTCTTCCACTGAAAAACTAAAAGCGCGCGGACTGCATTCCAAAGGGCTGGAGAAACTCATTACCACGCTCTTGGCCATGATCACTGCGCCTGACCTTCCGGAAAACCTGCCGGAGTCATTGCAGCAACGATTTCATTTCGTTTCACGGCACGAGGCTTTCCGGCAAATTCATTTTCCGGACAATGATGCCATGCTGGAAAAAGCGCGTAACCGTTTGAAGTTTGAAGAATTGTTTTTCAGTCAGCTGCAGATTTTACAATTGAAACTGGGGAGGAAACGTTCCTCAGCAGGCTTTCTCTTTGCAAAACTCGAACCCACTTTTAATCTTTTTTATCATAAGAAACTTCCTTATGAGCTTACTGCTGCACAAAAAAGAGTGATTAAGGAAATACGCATGGACCTGATCTCGGGCAAACAGATGAACCGGCTGTTGCAGGGTGATGTCGGGAGCGGTAAGACTATCGTCAGCTTGCTGATCATGCTGATGGCTATTGATAATAATTTTCAGGCGGCCATGATGGTACCCACTGAACTGCTCGCCCTGCAGCATTACCGTAATCTCACTTTGCTGACGGATGGACTTGGCCTGCGTGTAGACCTGCTTACTGCCTCCGTAAAAGGAGCTGACAGGAAAAAGACCTTGTCGGCATTACAGCATGGCGAAACCAACATCGTGATTGGAACACATGCCCTGATTGAAGAAAAAGTCATTTTCAGTAACCTTGGACTGATTGTAATTGATGAACAACATCGCTTTGGTGTTGAACAGCGTGCAAGCCTCTGGACAAAAAATCATTTACCGCCGCATGTGCTGGTGATGACGGCCACGCCCATTCCAAGGACATTAGCCATGACTTTGTATGGAGACCTTGATATATCAACTATTGATGAACTGCCGCCGGGAAGAAAACCCATTACAACTGTTCACCGCTTCGACGCATCGAGGCTCCGTGTCTTTGGATTCATCAAAGAACAAATTCAACAGGGGCGGCAGATCTATATCGTTTATCCGTTGATTGAAGAGTCGGAGAAACAGGATTATAAATTTCTTATGGATGGCTACGAAAGTATCGCAAGGGCTTTTCCATTGCCGGATTATGCCATCAGCATCGTACACGGTAAGATGAAAGCTGATGCACGTGACCTTGAAATGCAACGGTTCATCCGTAATGAGACGCAGATCATGGTAGCCACCACGGTAATTGAAGTTGGTGTGGATGTTCCGAATGCAAGTGTGATGGTGATTGAAAGTGCTGAACGGTTCGGACTATCACAACTTCATCAGCTGCGTGGCCGCGTAGGCCGCGGAGCGGAACACTCCTACTGCATTCTGCTGACGGGTGATAAGCTCTCTGCCGAAGCACGCGCACGCATGAACATTCTCACGCAGACCAACGATGGCTTCCGCATTGCGGAAGAAGACTTAAGATTGCGAGGGCCCGGCGACCTGGAAGGAACGCAGCAATCCGGGCTGGTGCCCTTTCAACTGGCAGATCTCGCCAGAGATCAGAAGATACTCGCACTGGCAAGAAGTGAAGCGGAACAATTGCTGGAGGCAGATCCATTGCTGGAGTCATCAGATAATTTAGGGCTGAAAAACTTTATTGCTGCACATCACAAAAAGGATAAAAAGTGGAGCCGAATTTCCTGA
- a CDS encoding ABC transporter ATP-binding protein, with protein MTTPLIIEQVDKNFGDIKALSGISLQVQQGELFGLIGPDGAGKTTLFRIMTSLMIPDKGSATVLGFDVVKDYKPIRKKTGYMPGRFSLYQDLTVSENLQFFATIFGTTIEKNYDLIREIYIQIEPFKKRRAGKLSGGMKQKLALCCSLIHAPEILFLDEPTTGVDPVSRREFWEMLQRLKQKGITIVVSTPYMDEATRCDRMALMQNGTILRVQTPDEIRNSFAKKLLQISAVSKPKLIRDLRNYPFAESVLPFGDAVHYTDSRNDLSAEMIREISNYLKQQGHQQVAVTLISATIEDVFMQLMQQATT; from the coding sequence ATGACAACACCACTCATCATAGAGCAGGTTGATAAGAACTTTGGCGATATCAAAGCACTGAGCGGGATTTCCCTGCAGGTGCAGCAGGGAGAACTGTTTGGGCTCATCGGACCTGACGGCGCGGGAAAAACAACACTCTTCCGCATCATGACTTCCCTGATGATTCCGGACAAAGGCAGTGCCACGGTGCTGGGCTTTGATGTGGTGAAAGATTATAAGCCGATACGCAAAAAAACCGGCTACATGCCGGGCAGGTTTTCACTCTACCAGGATCTTACGGTCTCCGAAAACCTGCAATTCTTCGCCACCATCTTCGGGACGACCATTGAAAAAAATTACGACCTCATCCGGGAAATTTATATACAGATCGAGCCATTCAAAAAACGGCGGGCAGGAAAACTATCCGGGGGCATGAAGCAGAAACTCGCACTCTGCTGCTCACTCATTCATGCGCCGGAAATATTATTCCTCGATGAACCTACTACCGGCGTAGACCCCGTTTCAAGAAGGGAATTCTGGGAAATGCTGCAACGGTTAAAACAGAAAGGAATCACCATTGTGGTTTCCACACCTTATATGGATGAAGCCACGCGCTGCGACAGGATGGCGCTCATGCAAAACGGTACCATTCTGCGGGTGCAGACGCCGGATGAAATCAGGAACAGCTTCGCAAAAAAACTCTTGCAAATCTCAGCAGTCAGCAAACCCAAACTCATCCGCGATCTGCGTAACTATCCCTTTGCCGAAAGTGTTTTACCCTTCGGCGACGCCGTTCATTACACCGACTCGCGCAACGACTTATCAGCAGAAATGATCAGGGAAATCAGCAACTATCTGAAGCAGCAAGGCCATCAGCAGGTGGCCGTTACCCTGATCAGTGCCACCATAGAAGATGTATTTATGCAACTCATGCAACAGGCAACAACATGA
- a CDS encoding PorT family protein, with product MKCRLVFLFLVCTVAASAQVNDTTASMMPPQVAGVLNFPKQFFFFDISNTTWLNAPDDVQTKLISGGLNINFLYEFNVISSKLGIAPGISYSVSGVKSNAVYDYEFNSSGSEVLFTDLKPYDTLYTKSKLSVSYLEIPLEVHIHLKPNNRRLGFLIAPGFRAGVLAGDFWKLNYHSSVAGAEKVKVYGIENISPFRYGVSLRLMYYKFGLFGYYQLNHLFEESKGPAITPFSIGVSVSPF from the coding sequence ATGAAATGCCGTTTAGTTTTTCTCTTCCTTGTTTGTACCGTTGCTGCATCTGCGCAGGTGAATGATACTACCGCATCCATGATGCCGCCGCAGGTTGCCGGTGTGCTGAATTTTCCAAAACAGTTTTTCTTTTTTGATATCAGCAATACCACATGGCTGAATGCGCCGGATGATGTGCAGACTAAACTCATTTCAGGCGGACTGAACATTAATTTCCTCTATGAGTTTAACGTGATCAGTTCCAAGCTGGGAATCGCACCGGGCATCAGTTACTCCGTATCCGGTGTAAAAAGTAATGCGGTTTATGATTATGAGTTTAACAGCAGCGGCAGTGAAGTGTTATTTACCGACCTGAAGCCTTATGATACGCTTTACACAAAGAGCAAGCTCTCTGTTTCGTATCTTGAAATACCACTGGAGGTGCATATTCACCTGAAACCGAATAACAGGAGACTTGGTTTTTTAATTGCTCCGGGATTCAGGGCAGGCGTGCTGGCAGGTGACTTCTGGAAATTAAACTATCATTCATCAGTTGCCGGCGCGGAAAAGGTTAAAGTGTATGGCATTGAAAATATTTCACCTTTCCGTTATGGTGTTTCACTTCGGCTGATGTATTATAAATTCGGGTTGTTTGGATATTATCAGCTGAACCATCTTTTTGAAGAAAGTAAAGGGCCAGCCATTACACCGTTCTCAATTGGAGTTTCAGTTTCTCCTTTTTAA
- a CDS encoding TetR/AcrR family transcriptional regulator, which yields MPSRDLSTEQKILSAARKVFLLRGMHGARMQEIADTAGINKALLHYYFRNKNRLFEAVFREGFQRLLPKFELMGSPDLPLSGKVEQFVHGYMDVLMDNPFLPGFVLHEINQDPDKFEKLFMPKGAVSRNKKFMQQLADDIKKKSTVPVDPRQLMVNMLSLCIFPFAAKPMICKMMGMSDKEFKQFIAIRKQLIPSMILQSINRQ from the coding sequence ATGCCGTCCCGCGACCTCTCTACCGAACAGAAAATTCTGTCTGCCGCCCGTAAAGTGTTTCTGTTACGCGGCATGCATGGTGCGCGCATGCAGGAGATTGCCGACACGGCCGGCATCAATAAAGCATTGCTGCATTACTATTTCAGAAACAAGAACCGGCTGTTTGAAGCGGTATTCAGGGAAGGATTCCAGCGCTTATTACCAAAATTTGAATTAATGGGTTCGCCTGACCTCCCGTTATCCGGCAAAGTAGAACAGTTTGTACACGGTTATATGGATGTACTGATGGATAATCCGTTCCTGCCCGGATTTGTATTACATGAGATCAATCAGGATCCGGATAAATTTGAAAAGCTTTTTATGCCCAAAGGCGCCGTGAGCCGGAATAAAAAATTCATGCAGCAACTGGCAGATGATATCAAGAAAAAATCCACTGTACCGGTTGATCCCCGACAGCTGATGGTGAATATGCTTTCGCTCTGCATTTTTCCCTTCGCTGCAAAACCGATGATCTGTAAGATGATGGGAATGAGTGATAAAGAATTCAAACAATTCATAGCAATCAGAAAGCAGTTAATTCCTTCCATGATTCTTCAATCCATAAACAGGCAATGA